One window from the genome of Erwinia sorbitola encodes:
- the nadD gene encoding nicotinate-nucleotide adenylyltransferase has protein sequence MSNPCALHALFGGTFDPIHYGHLRPAEALAKITGLEKITLLPNNVPPHRPQPEASPTQRIEMVKLAISGNPLFDLDLREMQRDTPSYTIDTLAALRLERGDKQPLAFIIGQDSLLTLHKWHRWQDLLSLCHLLVCQRPGYRSEMETPELQSWLNLHLTSQPQALRQSPAGKVFLAQTPLIDISATEIRTRRHQGQSDANLLPPAVSEYIDREGLYQNL, from the coding sequence ATGTCTAATCCCTGTGCACTGCATGCGCTGTTCGGCGGCACCTTTGATCCGATTCACTACGGTCATTTGCGGCCGGCAGAAGCTCTGGCAAAGATTACCGGCCTGGAAAAAATTACGCTGCTGCCTAACAACGTTCCGCCGCATCGCCCGCAGCCGGAAGCCAGCCCGACTCAGCGGATTGAGATGGTGAAACTGGCGATTAGCGGTAATCCTCTGTTTGATCTCGATTTACGCGAAATGCAGCGCGATACGCCGTCATACACCATCGATACGCTGGCGGCCCTGCGTCTTGAGCGTGGTGATAAGCAGCCGCTGGCCTTTATCATTGGCCAGGATTCTCTGTTAACCTTACATAAGTGGCATCGCTGGCAGGATCTGCTGTCACTGTGTCATCTGCTGGTCTGCCAGCGCCCTGGCTATCGTAGTGAAATGGAGACGCCGGAGCTGCAAAGCTGGCTCAACCTGCATCTGACATCGCAGCCGCAGGCACTCCGGCAATCGCCCGCAGGTAAAGTTTTCCTGGCTCAAACACCGCTGATTGATATCTCCGCTACGGAAATTCGTACGCGCCGCCATCAGGGACAATCGGATGCAAATCTGCTGCCTCCGGCGGTTAGCGAATATATCGATCGCGAGGGTTTATATCAGAACCTTTAA
- the rsfS gene encoding ribosome silencing factor, producing MQGQALQDFVIDKCDDLKAQNIVAIDVQGKSSITSCMVICTGTSTRHLVSIAEHVVQEARLIGLDAFRVNSRAPSDWVVVDLGEIIVHVMEEESRKLYELEKLWS from the coding sequence TTGCAAGGTCAAGCACTCCAAGACTTCGTCATTGATAAATGTGACGATTTAAAAGCTCAGAATATCGTCGCTATCGACGTTCAGGGCAAATCAAGCATCACCAGCTGCATGGTTATCTGTACTGGCACCTCAACGCGTCATCTGGTGTCAATCGCCGAACACGTGGTACAGGAAGCCCGTCTCATCGGTCTGGATGCATTTCGTGTTAACAGCCGTGCTCCAAGTGACTGGGTAGTGGTAGATCTGGGTGAAATTATCGTTCACGTCATGGAAGAAGAGAGCCGTAAGCTCTACGAACTGGAAAAGCTCTGGAGCTAA
- the rlmH gene encoding 23S rRNA (pseudouridine(1915)-N(3))-methyltransferase RlmH, with amino-acid sequence MKLQLVAVGTKMPDWVQTGFMEYLRRFPKDMPFELVEVPAGKRGKNADIKRILEKEGELMLAAAGKGNRIVTLDIPGQPWETPQLASQLERWKQDGRDVSLFIGGPEGLSPACKAAAEQSWSLSALTLPHPLVRVLVAESLYRAWSITANHPYHRE; translated from the coding sequence GTGAAGCTGCAACTGGTCGCTGTCGGCACCAAGATGCCTGACTGGGTACAAACAGGTTTTATGGAATATCTGCGGCGTTTTCCAAAAGATATGCCATTTGAACTGGTTGAAGTACCCGCCGGAAAGCGCGGTAAGAATGCGGATATCAAGCGCATTCTTGAAAAAGAAGGCGAACTGATGCTGGCTGCCGCAGGTAAAGGCAACCGCATTGTCACGCTGGACATACCCGGCCAGCCGTGGGAAACCCCGCAGCTTGCCAGCCAGCTGGAGCGCTGGAAGCAGGATGGCCGCGATGTCAGCCTGTTTATCGGCGGCCCGGAAGGCCTGTCACCCGCCTGCAAGGCTGCGGCGGAACAAAGCTGGTCACTCTCAGCGCTGACCCTGCCCCATCCGCTGGTACGCGTATTGGTAGCAGAGAGTTTATATCGTGCATGGAGCATTACTGCGAATCATCCTTATCATCGCGAATAG
- the mrdA gene encoding peptidoglycan DD-transpeptidase MrdA has product MKLQRNSFRDYTAEQTLFVRRALIAFFGIITLSGVLVANLYHLQIVRFDDYSTRSNENRIKLVPVSPSRGIIYDRNGIPLALNRTIYQLELMPEKVDNLQQTLQELKPIVDLTDDDIEAFEKERKRSRRFTSIAVKTSLNDVEVARFAVNQYRFPGAEVKGYQRRYYPYGSALTHVLGYVSKINDRDVERLDKEGKWPNYAATHDIGKLGIERYYEDVLHGKTGYEEVEVNNRGRVIRQLHEQSPQAGRDIYLTIDLKLQQYIETLLAGSRAAVVVTDPRNGEVLAMVSMPSYDPNLFVDGISSKDYNALLHDENRPLINRATQGAYPPASTVKPYIAVSALTAGVITRNTSLFDPGWWQLPGSEKRFRDWKRWGHGRLNVTKSLEESADTFFYQVAYDMGIDRLAEWMGKFGYGHLTGIDLIEETPGNMPTREWKLKRFKKPWYQGDTIPVGIGQGYWTATPVQMNKALMILINDGVIKTPHLMMDTMQGGAKVPWRQPAAAPIADIHTGYWEIAKDGMYGVANRPNGTARKSFDNAPYKIAAKSGTAQVFGLKANETYNAHKLTERLRDHKLMTAFAPYDHPRVAVSIILENGGAGPAVGTIMRQILDHIILGDNNTNLPDAAPTPPGYEGE; this is encoded by the coding sequence ATGAAATTACAACGTAACTCCTTTCGTGACTACACCGCCGAGCAAACACTTTTTGTTCGCCGGGCGCTGATTGCCTTTTTTGGCATTATCACGCTTTCCGGTGTTCTGGTGGCTAATCTTTACCACCTGCAAATCGTCCGTTTTGATGACTACAGCACGCGCTCCAATGAAAACCGTATCAAACTGGTTCCCGTCTCCCCCAGTCGTGGAATTATTTACGATCGCAACGGCATCCCGCTGGCGCTTAACCGCACCATCTATCAGCTTGAGCTGATGCCGGAAAAGGTGGATAACCTGCAACAGACCTTGCAGGAACTGAAACCTATTGTCGATCTGACCGATGACGATATCGAAGCCTTCGAAAAAGAGCGTAAACGCTCGCGCCGCTTTACCTCTATAGCGGTGAAAACCAGCCTGAACGATGTCGAAGTGGCACGATTTGCCGTCAACCAGTACCGCTTCCCTGGTGCTGAAGTCAAAGGCTATCAGCGCCGCTACTATCCCTACGGCTCTGCACTGACACATGTGCTGGGCTATGTATCGAAAATAAACGATCGTGATGTCGAACGCCTCGATAAAGAGGGGAAATGGCCGAACTATGCCGCCACCCACGATATCGGCAAGCTGGGCATCGAGCGCTATTACGAAGATGTACTGCACGGTAAAACTGGATACGAAGAGGTAGAGGTTAATAACCGGGGCCGCGTCATCCGCCAGCTGCATGAGCAGTCACCGCAGGCCGGACGCGATATCTACCTGACCATCGACCTTAAACTTCAGCAATATATTGAAACTCTGCTGGCAGGCAGCCGTGCGGCAGTGGTGGTTACCGATCCGCGTAATGGCGAAGTGCTGGCGATGGTTTCCATGCCAAGCTATGACCCGAATCTGTTTGTCGATGGTATCTCCAGTAAGGACTACAACGCCCTGCTGCACGACGAGAACCGTCCATTAATCAACCGTGCCACCCAGGGCGCTTACCCTCCCGCCTCAACGGTGAAGCCTTATATTGCCGTGTCTGCGCTGACGGCCGGGGTAATTACCCGCAACACCAGCCTGTTCGATCCCGGCTGGTGGCAGCTGCCGGGATCTGAAAAACGCTTCCGTGACTGGAAACGCTGGGGGCATGGCCGCCTGAATGTTACCAAATCACTGGAAGAGTCCGCCGATACCTTCTTCTACCAGGTCGCCTATGATATGGGCATTGACCGTCTGGCTGAGTGGATGGGCAAATTTGGCTACGGTCACCTTACCGGTATCGACCTGATTGAAGAGACGCCGGGCAATATGCCCACTCGCGAATGGAAGCTGAAGCGCTTTAAGAAGCCCTGGTATCAGGGTGACACCATTCCGGTAGGTATCGGTCAGGGTTACTGGACGGCAACGCCCGTTCAGATGAACAAAGCGCTGATGATCCTGATTAACGACGGTGTGATCAAAACGCCTCACCTGATGATGGATACTATGCAGGGCGGAGCGAAGGTGCCGTGGCGTCAGCCTGCGGCTGCCCCCATCGCTGATATTCATACCGGATACTGGGAAATTGCCAAAGACGGAATGTATGGCGTAGCGAACCGCCCGAACGGTACTGCGCGTAAAAGCTTTGACAATGCTCCCTACAAAATTGCTGCCAAATCCGGTACTGCCCAGGTATTTGGCCTGAAAGCGAACGAAACCTATAACGCCCATAAACTGACCGAACGCCTGCGTGACCATAAGCTGATGACCGCTTTTGCGCCCTATGACCATCCGCGCGTAGCCGTCAGCATTATTCTCGAAAACGGCGGCGCAGGCCCGGCAGTCGGCACTATCATGCGCCAGATACTCGACCATATTATTCTTGGCGATAACAATACCAACCTGCCTGACGCTGCTCCAACACCGCCAGGCTATGAAGGTGAATAA
- the mrdB gene encoding peptidoglycan glycosyltransferase MrdB (rod shape-determining protein RodA), with amino-acid sequence MNDSHQKRSIWTRIHVDPLFCLIVTALLIYSALVMWSASGQDPGMMERKLGQIAMGIIVMLVMAQIPPRVYEGWAPYLYIICVILLIAVDAFGHISKGAQRWLDLGVVRFQPSEIAKIAVPLMVARFINRDICPPTLKNTAIALVLIFMPTLLVAAQPDLGTAILIAASGLFVLFLSGMSWKLIAVALLLIAAFIPILWFFLMHDYQRDRVMMLLDPESDPLGAGYHIIQSKIAIGSGGLRGKGWLHGTQSQLEFLPERHTDFIFAVLAEELGLVGVLVLLILYVLLIMRGLIMAARAQTTFGRVMAGGMMLIFFVYVFVNIGMVSGILPVVGVPLPLVSYGGSALIVLMAGFGIIMSIHTHRKLLSKSV; translated from the coding sequence ATGAATGATAGCCATCAGAAACGGTCAATCTGGACTCGCATCCACGTTGATCCTCTATTTTGCCTTATCGTCACTGCGCTGCTGATCTACAGCGCGCTGGTGATGTGGAGCGCCAGCGGCCAGGATCCGGGCATGATGGAGCGTAAGCTCGGTCAGATCGCCATGGGTATTATTGTGATGCTGGTTATGGCGCAGATCCCGCCGCGAGTTTATGAAGGCTGGGCACCCTACCTCTATATTATCTGCGTTATCCTGCTGATAGCCGTCGATGCTTTCGGCCATATCAGTAAAGGCGCACAGCGCTGGCTGGATCTCGGCGTGGTGCGATTTCAGCCCTCGGAAATTGCTAAAATTGCCGTACCGCTGATGGTGGCACGCTTTATTAACCGCGATATCTGCCCGCCTACGCTAAAAAATACGGCGATTGCGCTGGTGCTGATCTTTATGCCTACCCTGCTGGTGGCGGCGCAACCGGATCTGGGTACCGCGATACTGATCGCCGCATCCGGGCTGTTTGTGCTCTTTCTTTCCGGCATGAGCTGGAAACTGATCGCCGTGGCATTACTGCTTATCGCCGCATTTATCCCGATACTCTGGTTCTTCCTGATGCACGACTATCAGCGCGACCGCGTGATGATGCTGCTGGATCCGGAAAGTGACCCATTGGGTGCGGGTTACCACATTATTCAGTCGAAGATAGCCATCGGCTCTGGGGGCCTGCGTGGTAAGGGCTGGCTGCACGGAACCCAGTCGCAGCTGGAATTTCTACCCGAACGTCATACCGACTTTATTTTTGCCGTATTGGCAGAAGAATTAGGATTAGTCGGGGTGCTGGTTCTGCTGATACTCTACGTGCTGCTGATTATGCGCGGCCTGATAATGGCCGCCCGCGCGCAGACAACTTTTGGTCGCGTGATGGCTGGCGGCATGATGCTGATCTTCTTTGTCTATGTATTTGTTAATATTGGTATGGTCAGCGGCATTCTGCCCGTGGTTGGGGTACCGTTACCGCTGGTCAGCTATGGGGGTTCCGCGCTGATCGTCCTGATGGCCGGGTTCGGGATCATTATGTCGATTCACACCCATCGAAAACTGTTGTCGAAGAGCGTTTAA
- the rlpA gene encoding endolytic peptidoglycan transglycosylase RlpA translates to MRKDWLWIALASALLAACTTDSDQQAPVTQQQAAYNGPVVEIGGAEPRYEPVNPATNQDYSVNGKTYKIVKDPSNFSQVGLAAWYGEEANGTRTAIGETFDPNAMTAAHPTLPLPSYVRVTNVANGRMIVVRVNDRGPYTPGRIIDLSRAAGDRLNISNNSKVRIDYISVAPDGTLSGPGTIGTTVAKQSYALPARPEIGGGMTMGGGAAAAPVMSSQTQPVEYSSPQPQETEQTQSRPVDNSSLNSDNTMGAPVRSSGFLGAAQPLPGGVLESSEPAVATAPSASAAAAPAAAVAAGASGNYVVQVGALNDSARAQQLATSLGKQFGVPGSVDSRGNVYRVQLGRFTSRQQAAALQQRLASEAQQQSFITVAPDAM, encoded by the coding sequence ATGCGTAAGGATTGGCTTTGGATTGCCCTGGCTTCAGCACTGCTGGCAGCCTGTACTACAGACAGCGACCAGCAGGCGCCCGTCACTCAGCAGCAAGCAGCCTACAACGGCCCGGTGGTCGAAATTGGTGGCGCTGAACCGCGCTATGAACCCGTAAATCCTGCCACTAACCAGGATTACTCGGTAAATGGCAAAACTTATAAGATCGTCAAAGACCCGTCGAACTTCAGTCAGGTAGGCCTGGCCGCCTGGTATGGCGAAGAAGCTAACGGCACCCGCACTGCTATCGGCGAAACCTTTGATCCGAACGCCATGACTGCGGCACACCCAACGCTGCCGCTGCCAAGCTATGTGCGCGTCACCAACGTCGCCAATGGTCGAATGATTGTGGTACGCGTTAACGATCGTGGCCCCTACACGCCAGGACGTATTATCGACCTGTCGCGTGCTGCAGGCGATCGCCTGAATATTTCCAATAACAGCAAAGTACGCATTGATTATATCAGTGTCGCACCGGACGGTACTCTTTCAGGCCCTGGCACCATCGGTACCACCGTGGCAAAACAGAGCTATGCCCTGCCCGCACGTCCTGAGATTGGGGGCGGTATGACAATGGGTGGTGGTGCGGCTGCCGCGCCGGTAATGTCATCACAGACACAGCCCGTTGAGTACTCCAGCCCGCAGCCCCAGGAAACTGAGCAGACACAATCGCGCCCTGTCGATAACAGCTCGCTTAACAGCGACAACACGATGGGTGCCCCGGTGCGCAGCAGCGGTTTTCTTGGCGCAGCCCAGCCTCTGCCGGGCGGCGTACTGGAAAGCAGTGAACCGGCAGTAGCAACGGCACCATCAGCATCTGCTGCTGCGGCACCAGCTGCTGCTGTGGCGGCAGGCGCTAGCGGTAATTATGTCGTGCAGGTCGGCGCACTTAACGACAGCGCACGCGCACAGCAGCTGGCGACCAGTCTGGGTAAACAGTTTGGCGTACCCGGTTCGGTAGATAGCCGGGGAAATGTTTATCGCGTCCAGCTCGGACGGTTCACTTCGCGCCAGCAGGCCGCAGCCCTCCAGCAGCGCCTGGCGAGTGAAGCGCAGCAACAATCGTTTATTACTGTCGCACCTGACGCAATGTAA
- the dacA gene encoding D-alanyl-D-alanine carboxypeptidase DacA: protein MNTLNPSRLLKRLTTGTLIALSLNVVAYADDLNIKTMIPGVPEIDAEAYVLIDYNSGKVLAEKNADARRDPASLTKMMTSYVIGQAVKAGKIHQDDIVTIGKDAWATGNPVFKGSSLMFLKPGDRVPVSQLTRGIVLQSGNDACVAMADYVAGSQDAFVGLMNNYVKALGLQNTHFQTVHGLDAEGQYSSARDMALIGRSLIRDVPDEYAIYHEKEFTFNNIRQTNRNGLLWDTSLNVDGIKTGHTDAAGYNLVASATEGQMRLISTVMGGHTYKGRETESKKLLTWGFRFFETVAPLKAGKEFASEPVWFGNSDRVQLGVEKDVFLTIPRGRMKDLKASYTLSNTELHAPLQKNQVVGTINFQLDGKTIEQHPLVVLNEMPEGGFFGRIIDYIKLMFHHWFG, encoded by the coding sequence ATGAACACTCTGAATCCATCCCGACTGCTAAAACGCCTGACTACAGGCACGCTTATCGCCCTCAGCCTCAATGTTGTCGCTTACGCTGACGACCTGAACATTAAAACAATGATCCCCGGCGTGCCGGAAATTGACGCTGAAGCCTACGTCCTGATTGATTACAACTCAGGAAAAGTCCTGGCTGAGAAGAATGCCGATGCACGCCGCGATCCGGCAAGCCTGACAAAAATGATGACCAGCTATGTCATCGGCCAGGCAGTCAAAGCCGGTAAAATCCATCAGGATGATATCGTCACTATCGGGAAAGATGCCTGGGCGACCGGCAACCCGGTATTCAAGGGTTCCTCCCTGATGTTCCTGAAACCTGGCGACCGCGTACCCGTTTCTCAGCTGACACGCGGCATTGTGCTCCAGTCAGGCAATGATGCCTGTGTGGCGATGGCTGATTACGTTGCTGGCAGTCAGGATGCATTTGTCGGTCTGATGAATAACTACGTGAAAGCGCTGGGCCTGCAAAACACGCATTTCCAGACGGTACACGGCCTGGATGCTGAAGGGCAGTACAGTTCCGCACGTGATATGGCGCTGATTGGCCGCTCTCTGATCCGTGATGTACCGGATGAGTACGCGATTTACCACGAGAAAGAGTTCACCTTTAACAATATCCGTCAGACGAACCGTAACGGTTTGCTGTGGGATACCAGCCTGAACGTGGACGGCATCAAAACCGGCCATACCGATGCTGCGGGATACAACCTGGTGGCATCAGCCACCGAAGGCCAGATGCGTCTGATCTCTACCGTTATGGGTGGGCATACTTATAAAGGGCGTGAAACCGAAAGCAAGAAATTGCTGACCTGGGGCTTCCGCTTCTTCGAAACAGTAGCACCGCTGAAAGCCGGTAAAGAGTTTGCTTCTGAGCCGGTATGGTTCGGTAACAGCGACCGTGTGCAGCTGGGCGTGGAGAAAGATGTGTTCCTGACCATCCCGCGCGGCCGCATGAAAGATCTGAAAGCCAGCTATACCCTGAGCAATACCGAGTTGCACGCTCCGTTGCAGAAAAATCAGGTTGTCGGCACCATTAACTTCCAGCTGGATGGCAAAACCATTGAACAGCACCCGCTGGTGGTGCTCAATGAAATGCCGGAAGGTGGCTTCTTTGGCCGCATCATTGACTATATCAAGCTGATGTTCCACCACTGGTTCGGTTAA
- the ybeD gene encoding DUF493 family protein YbeD, giving the protein MKTNLKELLEFPTSFTYKVMGLAQPELVDQVVEVVQRHAPGDYSPDVKPSSKGNYHSVSITITATHIEQVETLYDELGKIEIVRMVL; this is encoded by the coding sequence ATGAAAACCAATCTTAAAGAACTGCTCGAATTCCCCACTTCTTTTACCTATAAAGTAATGGGTCTGGCACAGCCGGAGCTGGTCGATCAAGTGGTTGAAGTGGTGCAGCGCCATGCACCGGGTGACTACTCTCCGGATGTAAAACCTAGCAGCAAAGGCAATTACCATTCCGTATCAATCACCATTACCGCCACCCATATCGAGCAGGTTGAAACCCTGTATGATGAACTGGGCAAGATTGAAATTGTTCGTATGGTGCTGTAA
- the lipB gene encoding lipoyl(octanoyl) transferase LipB, which yields MSYTSLIVRQLGMQPWLPVSQAMHQFTDQRTEDTPDEIWLVEHPPVFTQGQAGKSEHLLMPGDIPVMQSDRGGQVTYHGPGQQVMYVLVNLKRRKIGVRQLVTALEQTVVDTLAHFSVTANARPDAPGVYVDGKKICSLGLRIRNGCSFHGLALNVDMDLTPFLRINPCGYAGMEMTHLAALTSRVATTDIQPLLIKHFALQLAITDVSWSESAELPLR from the coding sequence GTGTCCTACACTAGCCTGATTGTCCGCCAACTCGGCATGCAGCCCTGGCTGCCCGTCTCTCAAGCCATGCATCAGTTCACCGACCAGCGCACTGAAGATACGCCGGATGAAATCTGGCTGGTGGAACATCCTCCGGTATTTACTCAGGGGCAGGCAGGGAAAAGCGAGCATCTGTTAATGCCCGGCGATATTCCGGTCATGCAGAGCGATCGCGGCGGCCAGGTGACCTACCACGGCCCGGGTCAGCAGGTGATGTATGTGCTGGTGAATCTGAAACGCCGTAAAATTGGCGTACGCCAGCTGGTAACCGCTCTTGAACAGACCGTAGTCGACACCCTGGCTCACTTCTCAGTTACAGCTAATGCGCGCCCTGACGCCCCCGGCGTCTATGTTGACGGCAAAAAAATCTGTTCACTGGGCCTGCGTATCCGCAATGGCTGCTCATTTCACGGCCTTGCGCTCAACGTCGATATGGATTTGACGCCGTTCCTGCGCATCAATCCCTGCGGTTATGCCGGTATGGAGATGACCCACCTGGCGGCCCTCACCTCCCGTGTGGCGACTACCGATATTCAACCGTTGCTGATCAAACATTTCGCTCTTCAGCTGGCAATAACTGACGTTTCCTGGAGCGAAAGCGCTGAACTCCCGCTAAGATAG
- the lipA gene encoding lipoyl synthase, with the protein MSKPIVMERGVKYRDADKMALIPVKTVITERTEILRKPEWMRIKLPADSSRIQGIKAAMRKNGLHSVCEEASCPNLAECFNHGTATFMILGAICTRRCPFCDVAHGRPMTPDANEPGKLAQTIADMALRYVVITSVDRDDLRDGGAQHFADCIRAIREKSPAIKIETLVPDFRGRMDRALEILIDTPPDVFNHNLENVPRVYRQVRPGANYDWSLKLLERFKEAHPHIPTKSGLMVGLGETNEEIVEVMRDLRRHGVTMLTLGQYLSPSRHHLPVQRYVSPAEFDEMKEAAMDMGFTHAACGPFVRSSYHADMQAKGLEVK; encoded by the coding sequence ATGAGTAAACCGATCGTGATGGAACGCGGTGTTAAATACCGCGACGCAGACAAAATGGCCTTGATCCCGGTGAAAACCGTGATAACCGAGCGTACGGAGATCTTGCGTAAACCAGAATGGATGCGTATCAAACTCCCAGCCGATTCCAGCCGTATTCAGGGCATTAAAGCCGCGATGCGTAAAAATGGTCTGCACTCCGTCTGCGAAGAGGCTTCCTGCCCTAACCTTGCTGAATGTTTCAACCACGGTACTGCCACCTTTATGATTCTGGGTGCCATCTGTACGCGTCGCTGCCCGTTCTGCGATGTGGCTCATGGCCGCCCGATGACGCCGGATGCTAATGAACCCGGCAAACTGGCGCAGACTATCGCCGATATGGCCCTGCGCTACGTGGTGATCACCTCTGTTGACCGTGACGATCTGCGCGATGGCGGAGCACAGCACTTTGCTGACTGCATCCGCGCAATCCGTGAAAAAAGCCCGGCAATTAAAATTGAAACGCTGGTTCCGGATTTCCGTGGTCGTATGGATCGCGCTCTGGAAATCCTGATTGATACTCCACCGGATGTGTTTAACCACAACCTGGAAAACGTGCCACGCGTTTACCGTCAGGTGCGTCCGGGGGCGAACTATGACTGGTCACTGAAACTGCTGGAGCGCTTTAAAGAAGCCCACCCGCATATCCCGACCAAATCAGGCCTGATGGTCGGTTTAGGTGAGACGAATGAGGAAATCGTTGAGGTGATGCGAGACCTGCGTCGCCACGGCGTAACGATGCTGACGCTGGGGCAATATCTGTCGCCAAGCCGCCACCATTTACCGGTACAGCGCTACGTCAGCCCTGCCGAATTCGACGAAATGAAAGAAGCAGCAATGGACATGGGTTTCACCCACGCGGCCTGTGGCCCGTTTGTGCGTTCGTCCTACCATGCCGATATGCAGGCGAAAGGTCTGGAAGTGAAATAA
- the tatE gene encoding twin-arginine translocase subunit TatE gives MEGISLAKLLIVGALIVLLFGTKKLRTLGGDLGSAIKGFKKAMNDDETSAHKTAAEEKPAGQIANKE, from the coding sequence ATGGAAGGTATCAGTCTCGCCAAGTTACTGATCGTTGGTGCATTAATCGTCCTGTTATTCGGAACCAAAAAGCTGCGTACTCTGGGTGGGGACTTAGGTTCAGCCATCAAGGGTTTTAAAAAAGCCATGAATGACGATGAAACTTCCGCGCATAAAACGGCGGCAGAAGAGAAACCTGCCGGGCAGATCGCTAATAAAGAGTGA
- a CDS encoding deaminated glutathione amidase, with protein MKVALGQFAVRREWQENARICVDLMQQAQQQGARLLVLPEAVLARDISDPDLAVKSAQPLDGPFLSQLLAASSNNTLTTVLTLHVPGNDGRVWNALVVIRAGEIVARYDKLHLYDAFAVQESRNVSAGDRVPPLVEVDGLNVGLMTCYDIRFPELARRLALDGADLLVLPAAWVRGPLKEMHWEVLITARALENTCYVVAAGECGPRNIGNSMVVDPLGVAVARAAEGPALVLADIDPQRIADARRALPVLLNRRFGRPELT; from the coding sequence ATAAAAGTCGCCCTTGGGCAGTTTGCTGTCCGCCGAGAGTGGCAGGAAAATGCGCGGATCTGCGTGGATCTGATGCAGCAGGCACAGCAGCAGGGAGCGCGCCTGCTGGTGCTACCGGAAGCGGTGCTGGCTCGTGACATCAGTGACCCTGACCTTGCCGTAAAGTCGGCACAGCCGCTGGATGGCCCTTTTCTCAGCCAGCTGTTGGCCGCCAGCAGCAATAACACGCTGACCACGGTATTGACTCTGCATGTGCCGGGTAATGACGGCCGCGTGTGGAATGCGCTGGTGGTTATCCGCGCCGGTGAAATTGTCGCACGATACGACAAGCTGCATCTCTACGATGCTTTTGCGGTGCAGGAGTCGCGCAATGTTAGCGCGGGCGATCGCGTGCCGCCGCTGGTGGAGGTCGATGGGCTGAACGTCGGGCTGATGACCTGTTATGACATCCGATTTCCTGAACTGGCCCGCCGTCTGGCGCTTGACGGTGCCGATCTTCTGGTACTGCCTGCGGCCTGGGTGCGCGGCCCGCTTAAAGAGATGCACTGGGAGGTGTTGATCACTGCCCGTGCGCTGGAAAATACCTGCTATGTGGTAGCGGCAGGTGAGTGCGGGCCGCGTAATATTGGTAATAGTATGGTTGTTGACCCGCTTGGTGTTGCGGTTGCCAGAGCGGCGGAGGGGCCTGCGCTGGTTCTGGCCGACATTGATCCGCAGCGGATTGCGGATGCACGCCGTGCGCTGCCTGTGCTGTTGAATCGGCGCTTCGGTCGTCCGGAGCTTACCTGA
- a CDS encoding GNAT family N-acetyltransferase: MNIRLAESKDTFALSALLAELGYADTAPFIERRLAQLIVDETERLLIAEEGNTVLGFLSLHFIPQLALAGDFGRISYFCIAEGERSKGAGQHLLQHAEQLARDRGCDRMEVHCHQLREKANAFYAREGYSESPRYHIKELSA; encoded by the coding sequence ATGAATATTCGTCTGGCTGAATCGAAAGATACTTTTGCCCTTAGCGCGCTGTTAGCTGAACTGGGATATGCGGATACCGCTCCCTTTATTGAGCGCAGGCTTGCACAGCTCATTGTCGATGAGACGGAGCGACTGCTGATTGCCGAAGAGGGGAATACGGTGCTGGGATTTTTATCGCTGCATTTTATTCCGCAGCTGGCTCTGGCCGGAGATTTCGGCCGCATCAGCTATTTCTGTATTGCCGAGGGCGAGCGCAGTAAAGGTGCCGGGCAGCATTTGCTGCAACATGCCGAGCAGCTGGCGCGCGATCGTGGCTGCGATCGCATGGAAGTTCACTGCCATCAGCTTCGTGAAAAGGCCAACGCATTTTATGCTCGTGAAGGTTACAGTGAATCTCCGCGTTACCATATTAAAGAGCTGTCCGCATGA
- the cspE gene encoding transcription antiterminator/RNA stability regulator CspE, with protein sequence MSKIKGSVKWFNESKGFGFITPEDGSKDVFVHFSAIQSNGFKTLAEGQRVEFEITNGAKGPSAANVAAI encoded by the coding sequence ATGTCTAAGATCAAAGGTAGCGTTAAGTGGTTTAATGAGTCCAAAGGATTCGGTTTCATTACTCCTGAAGATGGTAGCAAAGACGTGTTCGTGCACTTCTCTGCCATCCAGAGCAATGGTTTCAAAACTCTGGCTGAAGGTCAGCGCGTAGAGTTCGAAATCACCAACGGTGCCAAAGGCCCATCTGCTGCTAACGTTGCCGCTATTTAA